In a genomic window of Erigeron canadensis isolate Cc75 chromosome 5, C_canadensis_v1, whole genome shotgun sequence:
- the LOC122600237 gene encoding ribosomal RNA large subunit methyltransferase I has protein sequence MLISSRLTRCLAVPPTTTLQDIASTHTKGVAKVILKKGKTQLFRDGSPMVYSGAVDRIIGRPPPKTGDSVLVADGTEKPIGWGLYNSSSMFCVRLMQLEEEVSGDPSCALNVEKLLETRIEAAIRLRKNLGLPSAVTNAYRLVNSEGDRLSGLIIDVFGDLAVIASSAAWVEKYKEHIKKCISEIAVIKSIVWRPSTEILKEEGLDLDDLVQEELSGSTERVKVVENGISYMISLDGQKTGFYADQRENRQFISTISDGQKVLDMCCYTGGFALNAACGHALDVTGVDSSAPALELAKHNVVLNNLDQARISFLKQDATAFMKNAASRNEVWDLVILDPPKLAPRKKVLHSASGMYRNLNSLAMRLTKPGGFLMTCSCSGAMTQSGQFLPVLQGAASMAGRKITVVRQGGAACDHPIDPSYPEGAYLSNILLRVG, from the exons ATGTTGATATCGAGCCGGCTAACCAGGTGTCTGGCTGTTCCACCCACCACTACCCTTCAGGACATCGCTTCAACCCACACCAAAG GTGTTGCAAAGGTTATTCTAAAAAAGGGAAAAACACAGCTGTTTCGTGATGGAAGCCCTATGGTTTACAGCGGTGCAGTTGATAGAATCATTGGTAGACCACCGCCAAAAACAGGTGACTCTGTGCTGGTGGCTGACGGGACAGAAAAACCAATAGGCTGGGGTTTGTACAATTCTTCCTCTATGTTCTGTGTTAGGCTGATGCAGCTTGAAGAGGAGGTATCAGg AGATCCTTCTTGTGCCCTGAATGTGGAGAAGCTGCTTGAAACAAGAATAGAGGCTGCCATCAGATTACGTAAGAATTTGGGGCTTCCTTCTGCAGTTACAAATGCATATCGACTAGTAAATAGTGAAGGAGATAG GTTGTCGGGTCTTATAATTGATGTCTTTGGTGACTTAGCTGTGATTGCCTCGTCAGCTGCATGGGTTGAGAAGTACAAGGAGCACATTAAGAAATGCATTAGTGAAATTGCTGTGATCAAGAGTATAGTCTGGAGGCCATCAACCGAGATATTGAAAGAAGAAGGGTTAGATTTGGATGATCTTGTTCAAGAAGAGTTATCGGGATCTACTGAAAGGGTGAAG GTTGTGGAGAATGGGATATCCTATATGATATCGTTGGATGGACAAAAGACAGGATTTTATGCTGATCAGCGTGAAAACCGTCAATTCATATCTACTATCTCAGATGGTCAAAAAGTACTTGACATGTGCTGCTATACTGGTGGCTTTGCATTAAATGCAGCTTGCGGTCATGCTTTGGATGTCACTG GCGTTGATTCATCAGCTCCTGCTTTGGAACTAGCTAAACATAATGTTGTTCTTAACAATCTAGATCAAGCGAGGATATCATTCTTGAAACAAGATGCAACTGCTTTTATGAAGAATGCTGCTTCTAGAAATGAAGTATGGGACTTGGTAATATTAGATCCCCCTAAGTTAGCACCTCGAAAGAAG GTTCTACATAGTGCGAGTGGAATGTATAGAAACTTAAACTCACTGGCTATGCGGTTAACAAAGCCGGGTGGGTTTCTGATGACTTGCTCGTGTTCAGGAGCTATGACCCAAAGTGGGCAGTTCTTACCTGTTCTTCAG GGTGCTGCTTCGATGGCTGGTAGGAAGATAACTGTAGTACGTCAAGGTGGTGCAGCTTGTGACCATCCTATTGACCCATCTTA